The DNA sequence GCATGCTTTTCTTCCCAATTACCCATAATGAAGAATTTCACCACACGCTATTGGTCTTTGATAAGGACGTACCGCAATGGCTGCATTTTGATTCAATGAAACCAAGAAGAGCAGGAACAGGGCAGTGCTTTAAAAGCATAAAAAAATTGGTAAGAAACTTCTTACTGACCATGTAtctgaccatgtaactatcaCTCACTAATCTGTTAAAAAATACAGGTTGAAATGGTCGAGCTGTGGATGCTGCAGCAAGGCTGCCGAATGAAATTTGACAAGAGTCAAAGCACTCACACAAAATTAAAGATGTTTGAAAGTATTTTGAGCGATGatgagataagaacaataaggTGGATAAAGGAAAATTATGACGGTGGAAGGATCCCTTTGAACCATGCCAGAATCTGCCCCCAACAAGACGAAGGATCGTAAGTCTatattcaaaaattttaaatgaTAACTTTACTGTTACTAAGTTGGTCAAAATCATtaacatgaaatttttaattGACAACAGATTAGATTGCAGAGCTTTTGTAATGTATTACATGGACAGAATGGCAAAAGAGGAGAAGATGCCAAACAAAGTCACCAAAGCTCAGATGATGAAATTCAaagctcaaatattcaaaaaatttgCTGAACATAAGCAGTGCTGGAACTCAGCAAATTAAGAATTTTAGATATTTGTTTGTTTACTTCAGAAATTCAGAAATTTGTTGTTTAGTTCAGACTATGACTTGTATGGATCTTTTTATTCAAGATTAATGCATCTTCTGAATTCATAGGACAAGTCACTGACTTCGCCAGTGtcaaagtaactggccaagtcactgtccagagccaagtcactgtccatgtatatggcgaagtcactggccatgtgaactcactggccaagtcactgtccatgtatatggcgaagtcactgtccatgtaactgacaaagtaactgtccatgtaactgacaaagtaactggccaagtcactgtccatgtaaatgCGGAACTCACTGGCCATGTGAAgacactggccaagtcactgtccatgtaactgacaaagtaaTTGGCCAAGTAAAGTCGCTgtccaagtcactgtccatgtaaatgCGGAAATCACTGGCCAATGAGTTGGGCAagtgaagtcactggccaagtcattggCCATGTGATTGTTAAATAACCAACATCACAAACTATGTTACTTACACTTCATTCTTTGCAGAATATACTTCTGGGATGGAAGACAGTATGGAGCACAGGTTTCAAGACAGGATTTAAAAGACATAACCATGTAACTGAtaatgtatgtaactgaccatgtaactaagCATGTAGCTGAATATGTAACTGgacaaaaaacattaaaactctAAGTCACTACAGAAGTCACAGCCAaaatgaccaagtcactgataatgtagctgaccatgtaactgaccatatAACTGAACATGTAACTAAGCATGTAGCTGAATATGTAACTGgacaaaaaacattaaaactctAAGTCACTACAGAAGCCACAACCAAAATGATATTTCTATTTCAGTTTGCAGCGTGTCGCTGCAACACAACGGCAGCGTTCCGCTACCAATTAACAAACCAAAGTTGGTGTAGATacttcattttttaattttcattattatttgcAGCGTGTCGCTGCACCGCAAAAACCAAACAAATTTTttacaattaatttttttatttttcattaacaTTTGCAGCGTTCCGCTGCCAATAACCAAATCTATAAGCAGTGATCCAACTACAAGTCATTGAACAAGAAACTGCCAAGATAACTAAAAACTAATGTCAATGGACAAGTCAATGTAAATCTAAAGAAAATGGTTATGTCACTGTACATGTAACTATTAAAAACCTGTAGGACACAGAATACTAAAGAATttataaaagaagaaagcagaTACACTATCTCATAGTCAAAAAAAATTCCAATGAGTAAGCACTTCTTatcatttattgaaaaaaatgaaaaatcaaaacaaaatttcaaactGTATTGGAATCACTTGCTATGTCACTTGCCATGTCATGTTAAAGGCATGTAAGCAGAATAGAACCTATATCAGACCTGTACAACTCTTTCTATTGTGACCATCACATTTTCCGCACCTACCACACTTGATCACCCTGGTTTGCTCGCTCCTTTTTCTGAACCTCTTCTTTCTAGGCCTTCCCGGTGGTCTTCTAGTCAAAGGAGGCTGCAATATCACCGCATCTCTACCAAAATCATGCACTTGCTTCGAAATAGAGGGAAGAGGATTAATTGGGAAAGAATAAGTTTTTGGATATTTCTCCACCTTGTAGAGCTCATTGACATACAAATACAGGGAAGAACCATGTTGTTGGATCACTACAAGGGCATGGGAACATGGGAAGCCATACAGCTGCCATTCTCCACACGAACAAAAGTGAGTTTCCAAATTTACCATGCTATTGTACTTCTGGCAGTGAACTTCATACACATAGGTATCAGACCTGCTCACTCTCCAATGCCTTCCGACTTCCAAATTCTCCTTCAGCTTCTTTTCAATCACCGGGCACAACTCAGAGAACCATTCTTAAGCATCCTGCTTCCGAGCAGCAATTGAAGCCATGGACTTCACTCTAATCCCATCATTAATATCAAGAATAGGAAGACTCTTCAAAGGCAACAcccaattattgaaagactcagCCAAGTTATTTGTCATTTCACCAAATCTTTCGCCGTTAATGTAAGCCATACACCAGTTCTCCTTGGGAAGATCCTCCAGAAATTGAGCAACTATGTTGCCACCTTCACTCCTCAAGATTTCCATGTTGAACTCATACATCTCTGGTGTGCGAGAATAAGCACAACACATAAACAAGTAAGGAATCCGATTCTTAAGGTAAGAACCAGCTGGAAATTTGTCAGAAAGGTTAGCCATCAAATGTCTAAAACAAAACCCATGTGGATTATTGGGAAACACCCTAGGGAAAGCACTAACAAGCCCAACATGACGATCAGAAATGAACGTCACCCTCCTCATAGGGTGTTTTGCAAACTCTTCAGCCAAAACCTCAAGAAAAAATCTCCAATTACTCTCATTTTCAGAATCGACAATAGCATAAGCAACTGGATACAAGCctgaacagaaaaacaaaatgatgtcACTGTCATGTAACTGttaatgtcactgaccatgtcgctGACATAACTGCATATTacttgacagtgacatggccagagACATGTCATTCAAATCACAGAACATTTAAGTCATTGGACATGTAACTGTCAATGAACATGTAACTGACAATGTCAGTAgcaagaagaataaaaaactagaaataATGAAGGAGATTCAACCTTGATTGGCATCCTTTGCCGATGCAGCAATAATCTGCCCCTTGTACTTGTTGGTAATGAATGTAGCATCAATGAAAAGAATAGGTCTACAAAATGGGAAACCCTTCATCCATGCACCATAGGTCACAAACATACGCTGAAACCTGTGTGTTTCTCGATGAAACTCAACCACTATCCTAGAGTCGGGGTTTGACTTCATAACAGACTCACTGAACCAA is a window from the Rosa chinensis cultivar Old Blush chromosome 2, RchiOBHm-V2, whole genome shotgun sequence genome containing:
- the LOC112184009 gene encoding uncharacterized protein LOC112184009 — protein: MIFRNLVRYNSDFVEVFVTDLPSISESVVSNTVCEDSSTMLEENDYLGCYRAEAPKSYMTKGWESYIYSEGQKFEGGVVEFRDKLRKYAIEIGFSYEFVRNDKVRVIAQCSKKHSQGCNWLVKAYLCRVNGFFMIKRLVNVHTCHGVIRLQKSKMMGSKVVKSIVLDKIRANPNKKPIDIADEIKSDYGLDVPYRTVWYGTELAKTALHGDEAESYAQLLWFSESVMKSNPDSRIVVEFHRETHRFQRMFVTYGAWMKGFPFCRPILFIDATFITNKYKGQIIAASAKDANQGLYPVAYAIVDSENESNWRFFLEVLAEEFAKHPMRRVTFISDRHVGLVSAFPRVFPNNPHGFCFRHLMANLSDKFPAGSYLKNRIPYLFMCCAYSRTPEMYEFNMEILRSEGGNIVAQFLEDLPKENWCMAYINGERFGEMTNNLAESFNNWVLPLKSLPILDINDGIRVKSMASIAARKQDA